The Sphingorhabdus sp. Alg231-15 genome has a segment encoding these proteins:
- the rplQ gene encoding 50S ribosomal protein L17 yields the protein MRHRMKGRRMQRTGAHRQALLKNLSAALIKHEQIMTTLPKAKEMRPYVEKLVTLAKKGGLSNRRLAHARLMDETQEKKLFGELAERYSDRSGGYTRIIKAGFRDSDAAAMAVIELVDRNEEAKGQDSGPDQNAEEDFEEA from the coding sequence ATGCGTCATAGAATGAAGGGCCGCCGTATGCAGCGGACCGGTGCTCACCGTCAGGCTTTGCTGAAAAACCTGTCTGCGGCACTGATCAAGCATGAGCAGATCATGACAACCCTGCCTAAAGCCAAAGAAATGCGGCCTTATGTGGAGAAACTGGTCACATTGGCGAAAAAAGGTGGCTTGTCCAACCGTCGTCTGGCGCATGCGCGTTTGATGGACGAGACTCAGGAAAAGAAGCTCTTTGGCGAGTTGGCCGAGCGTTACAGCGACCGTAGTGGCGGTTATACGCGGATCATCAAAGCCGGTTTCCGTGATTCCGATGCTGCTGCAATGGCGGTAATCGAACTGGTTGACCGGAACGAAGAAGCAAAAGGTCAGGACAGCGGTCCAGACCAGAATGCTGAAGAAGATTTCGAAGAGGCGTAA
- a CDS encoding DNA-directed RNA polymerase subunit alpha — MTVNMKNWQELKKPNVLDIKSGGDPKRKATFVAEPLERGFGLTIGNALRRVLLSSLQGAAVTSIKIENALHEFSSLPGVREDVTDIVLNVKQIALKMEGEDAKRLQLSATGPAEVTAGDIAVSGDIEVMNPDLVICHLDEGASFNMELTVNVGKGYVPAVANRPADAPIGLIPVDSLYSPIRQVSYKVDNARVGQELDFDKLNLTIDTDGTVTPEDAIAYAARILQDQLQLFVHFEEALESVSSPIGMAAAQSQQESDANQLNRYLLKKVDELELSVRSANCLKNDNIIYIGDLVQKTEAEMLRTPNFGRKSLNEIKEVLSSMGLRLGMDIPGWPPENIEEMAKKLEQELLG, encoded by the coding sequence ATGACTGTCAATATGAAGAACTGGCAAGAACTCAAAAAGCCCAATGTTCTCGATATAAAATCTGGTGGTGATCCCAAGCGCAAAGCTACTTTTGTAGCGGAACCTCTTGAGCGCGGCTTTGGCTTGACCATTGGTAACGCACTGCGCCGTGTTTTGCTGTCATCGCTGCAAGGCGCTGCAGTAACCTCGATCAAGATCGAAAATGCCCTGCATGAATTTTCATCGCTTCCCGGCGTCCGTGAAGATGTCACCGACATTGTTCTGAACGTCAAACAGATCGCTTTGAAAATGGAAGGCGAAGACGCCAAGCGTTTGCAGCTTTCTGCAACCGGTCCTGCTGAAGTGACTGCAGGCGACATTGCGGTTTCCGGCGACATCGAAGTGATGAACCCTGATCTGGTTATCTGTCACCTTGACGAAGGCGCGTCGTTCAACATGGAACTGACCGTCAACGTTGGTAAAGGCTATGTTCCTGCGGTTGCTAACCGTCCGGCAGATGCACCCATCGGCTTGATCCCGGTAGACTCGCTCTACTCGCCAATCCGTCAGGTTTCTTACAAAGTCGACAATGCCCGCGTTGGTCAGGAGCTTGACTTTGACAAGCTGAACCTCACCATCGATACCGACGGCACCGTGACCCCGGAAGATGCCATTGCTTATGCAGCGCGCATTCTTCAGGACCAGTTGCAGCTGTTCGTGCATTTCGAAGAAGCTTTGGAAAGCGTGTCATCGCCTATCGGCATGGCAGCGGCTCAAAGCCAGCAGGAAAGCGACGCCAACCAGCTCAACCGCTACCTTCTCAAGAAGGTCGACGAGCTGGAACTTTCGGTTCGCTCGGCAAACTGTCTCAAGAACGACAATATCATCTATATTGGCGATCTCGTGCAGAAGACCGAAGCCGAAATGCTGCGTACGCCTAACTTTGGCCGCAAGTCCTTGAATGAGATCAAGGAAGTGCTCTCCAGCATGGGTCTGCGTCTCGGCATGGACATCCCCGGATGGCCGCCTGAAAATATCGAAGAAATGGCGAAAAAGCTTGAACAAGAGCTTTTGGGCTAA
- the rpsK gene encoding 30S ribosomal protein S11 encodes MAREPQRVKKSARKNISAGVAHVNATFNNTMVTITDAQGNAISWSSAGMMGFKGSRKSTPYAAQVAAEDAGKKAADHGVRTLEVEVKGPGSGRESALRALQAVGFTITSIRDVTPIPHNGVRPSKRRRV; translated from the coding sequence ATGGCTCGCGAACCACAACGCGTAAAAAAGAGCGCGCGTAAAAATATTTCGGCAGGCGTAGCGCACGTCAACGCCACATTTAACAACACGATGGTCACCATCACCGATGCACAGGGCAATGCGATAAGCTGGTCTTCTGCAGGTATGATGGGTTTTAAAGGCTCTCGTAAATCTACGCCGTACGCGGCGCAGGTTGCAGCGGAAGACGCTGGCAAAAAAGCAGCTGACCACGGTGTTCGCACCCTGGAAGTGGAAGTGAAAGGACCTGGCTCTGGCCGTGAGTCCGCTCTTCGCGCGCTGCAGGCCGTCGGTTTTACCATTACCTCGATCCGCGATGTTACGCCGATCCCGCATAATGGTGTCCGTCCGTCCAAACGTCGTCGCGTTTAA
- the rpsM gene encoding 30S ribosomal protein S13 gives MARIAGVNIPTNKRVIISLTYIHGIGRTKAAEIVEKLKIDPARRVQDLTDQEVLQIRETIDADLTVEGDLRRETAMNIKRLMDLACYRGLRHRKGLPVRGQRTHTNARTRKGKPKAIAGKKK, from the coding sequence TTGGCACGTATTGCCGGGGTAAATATCCCAACAAACAAGCGCGTAATTATCTCGCTTACCTATATTCACGGTATCGGACGCACGAAAGCGGCTGAAATTGTTGAAAAATTGAAAATCGATCCAGCCCGCCGGGTTCAGGACCTTACCGATCAGGAAGTTTTGCAAATTCGTGAAACCATTGATGCGGATCTGACTGTTGAAGGTGACTTGCGTCGTGAGACCGCAATGAACATCAAACGTCTCATGGATCTGGCCTGCTATCGCGGTCTTCGCCATCGTAAAGGACTTCCTGTTCGCGGACAGCGTACGCATACCAATGCGCGCACCCGTAAAGGTAAGCCCAAGGCGATTGCCGGTAAGAAAAAATAA
- a CDS encoding helix-turn-helix transcriptional regulator, producing MASRYSPYPASLSGFKIFCKMSSILVTSYFLAMSKSSSSETCCIPQFKPGKIPEYMPDRDSCLDIWLCNSPPEIWQYCLQKSRALGFKVLVYVAPPPHKKPTDRRTIARFHGMSVSQFQKFAIMGLVGEGHITTRNSIFDAKPFRWSDIGQFTAQKKRFDALNILAGQNGLTDGWIVPVYGPQGRVAMVSFGVPQVSGLMVDQMANELQELSQLAHLRLCQITPYLFELEKPLSKRETQIIAWAAKGKSNSEIGLILNISEYSIDSYLRRAFAKLGVNDRTSAAVKAISMDLIRI from the coding sequence TTGGCATCCCGTTATTCCCCATATCCAGCATCTCTGAGCGGGTTCAAAATTTTTTGCAAGATGTCCTCAATCCTTGTGACATCATATTTCTTGGCAATGAGTAAGTCCTCTTCTTCAGAAACATGCTGCATCCCTCAGTTCAAGCCAGGAAAGATTCCAGAATATATGCCAGACAGAGATAGTTGTCTTGATATCTGGCTATGCAATAGCCCACCAGAAATCTGGCAATACTGCTTGCAGAAAAGCCGTGCACTCGGGTTTAAGGTCCTTGTCTATGTGGCACCGCCACCGCACAAAAAGCCGACCGATCGACGAACCATTGCGAGATTCCATGGTATGTCGGTGTCCCAGTTCCAAAAATTTGCCATCATGGGGCTCGTAGGCGAGGGGCATATTACAACAAGGAACAGCATATTTGATGCTAAGCCTTTCCGATGGTCCGACATTGGGCAGTTTACGGCACAGAAAAAGCGATTTGATGCACTCAATATTCTGGCGGGCCAAAATGGACTGACTGATGGCTGGATTGTTCCGGTTTATGGTCCTCAGGGGAGAGTTGCCATGGTCTCGTTCGGGGTTCCTCAGGTTTCTGGTCTCATGGTCGATCAAATGGCCAATGAGCTTCAAGAACTGTCTCAACTGGCCCATCTAAGACTGTGTCAAATCACTCCCTATCTTTTTGAACTGGAGAAACCCCTTTCCAAAAGGGAGACACAAATTATTGCGTGGGCGGCCAAGGGAAAATCCAATAGCGAAATTGGATTGATACTCAATATTTCAGAATATTCGATCGACAGCTATCTGCGCCGTGCGTTCGCCAAATTGGGTGTGAATGATCGGACGTCCGCCGCGGTGAAGGCGATAAGTATGGATCTGATCAGAATTTGA
- a CDS encoding autoinducer binding domain-containing protein, whose amino-acid sequence MTLQEKQEIILSKTVEEIEQKNRVADILRILRSASISLGANRISYHLTPKLHSQTDESVHLIAEGFPKKWIELYEHEHLREHDPIPDIVMRHGEPMLWQDAIKARKLNPQERSFVAQLEAFGLHEGVGIPLFGQKVRSAYSSFSFRQTEMLFDKKLILKVSTIALAAHVRICRVLEQADNIKVHLSEREGQVMRQIGNGRSSKIIAAELGISQTTAETYVRRIFTKLEVNDRVGATIKALELGILNL is encoded by the coding sequence TTGACCTTGCAAGAAAAACAAGAAATCATTTTGAGCAAAACCGTTGAGGAGATTGAACAGAAAAACCGGGTTGCCGATATTCTTCGGATATTGCGATCTGCATCGATCAGCCTGGGAGCGAACCGGATCAGCTACCATCTGACACCAAAGCTTCATTCACAAACCGACGAATCTGTCCACTTGATAGCCGAGGGCTTTCCAAAAAAATGGATTGAACTTTACGAGCATGAACATCTTCGTGAGCATGATCCTATTCCGGATATTGTCATGCGACATGGTGAACCGATGCTTTGGCAAGATGCCATAAAGGCGCGCAAACTCAATCCTCAGGAGAGGAGTTTTGTTGCACAGCTAGAGGCTTTTGGACTGCATGAGGGGGTTGGCATTCCACTATTTGGACAGAAGGTTCGATCAGCATATTCGTCCTTTTCATTTCGGCAAACAGAAATGCTTTTCGACAAGAAGCTGATTTTAAAAGTCTCTACCATCGCTCTAGCCGCCCATGTCAGGATTTGTCGTGTGCTAGAGCAAGCTGACAATATCAAAGTCCATCTATCAGAGCGAGAAGGTCAAGTGATGAGACAAATCGGCAATGGACGTTCCAGCAAAATAATTGCTGCCGAACTGGGAATTAGCCAAACCACCGCTGAAACCTACGTCCGCCGCATTTTTACGAAACTTGAGGTCAATGACCGGGTTGGCGCGACCATCAAAGCCTTGGAACTAGGTATCCTTAACCTCTAG
- the gdhA gene encoding NADP-specific glutamate dehydrogenase, which translates to MAVSDHVDFPTFMEGVKKRNPGQTEFIQAVQEVAQDIYGFIEDKEEYHAAQILRRMAEPDRVVSFRVCWEDDNHNIRVQRGWRVQNNNAIGPYKGGIRFHPSVTESVLKFLAFEQTFKNSLTGLPMGGGKGGANFNPKGKSDAEVMRFCQSFMTELYRHIGPDTDVPAGDIGVGGREIGYMFGQYKRITNRWEGVLTGKGREYGGSEMRPEATGYGAVYFMQNMLAHKKDTIEGKTAVISGSGNVATHAAEQITKQGGKVLTLSDSGGFVHDPDGFTQEKIDWVKDHKTHRRGRMSEYVEEFKSATFHEGERPWSVACDLALPCATQNELNEDEAKMLVSNGVKAVSEGANMPTTLEGVHVFHDAKIMYGPGKAANAGGVAVSGLEMSQNAERISWNHERLGTMLTELMEGIHSQCVEYGDQGDGYVDYVKGANIAGFKKVADAMLAYGVV; encoded by the coding sequence ATGGCCGTTTCCGATCATGTAGATTTTCCAACATTCATGGAAGGCGTGAAAAAGCGCAATCCCGGGCAGACCGAATTTATCCAGGCGGTGCAGGAAGTCGCCCAGGATATTTACGGATTTATTGAAGACAAGGAAGAATATCACGCAGCGCAGATCCTGCGCCGTATGGCAGAACCCGACCGGGTGGTGTCGTTCCGTGTCTGCTGGGAAGATGATAATCATAATATCCGCGTACAGCGCGGTTGGCGGGTGCAGAATAACAATGCCATCGGCCCTTATAAGGGCGGCATCCGCTTCCACCCCAGTGTGACCGAAAGCGTGCTGAAGTTTCTCGCCTTTGAACAGACGTTCAAAAATTCGCTGACCGGTCTGCCTATGGGCGGCGGTAAGGGCGGTGCCAATTTCAATCCCAAAGGCAAATCAGACGCTGAGGTTATGCGTTTCTGTCAAAGCTTCATGACTGAGCTATACCGCCACATTGGCCCTGATACGGATGTGCCAGCCGGCGACATAGGCGTGGGCGGCCGTGAAATCGGATATATGTTCGGTCAATATAAGCGGATCACCAATCGCTGGGAAGGTGTGCTGACCGGCAAAGGCCGGGAATATGGCGGCAGTGAAATGCGGCCAGAGGCGACCGGCTATGGTGCGGTCTACTTCATGCAGAATATGCTCGCGCACAAAAAGGACACGATCGAAGGGAAGACGGCGGTTATTTCCGGGTCGGGAAATGTTGCAACCCATGCTGCGGAACAGATTACCAAACAGGGCGGCAAGGTTCTTACACTGTCCGATAGTGGTGGCTTTGTTCATGATCCCGATGGTTTTACCCAAGAGAAGATTGACTGGGTCAAAGATCATAAGACCCACCGCCGCGGACGCATGTCCGAATATGTTGAAGAGTTTAAAAGCGCGACGTTCCACGAAGGCGAGCGCCCATGGAGCGTGGCTTGCGATCTGGCTCTGCCTTGCGCCACACAAAACGAACTCAACGAAGACGAAGCAAAAATGCTGGTCTCCAATGGTGTGAAAGCCGTGTCGGAAGGCGCGAATATGCCAACCACATTGGAAGGCGTTCATGTCTTCCACGACGCCAAGATCATGTATGGTCCGGGCAAGGCGGCCAATGCCGGCGGTGTTGCTGTCTCTGGTCTCGAAATGAGCCAGAATGCAGAGCGCATCAGCTGGAACCATGAGCGGCTCGGCACCATGTTGACAGAGTTGATGGAAGGCATTCACAGCCAGTGCGTCGAATATGGCGATCAGGGCGATGGCTATGTCGACTATGTGAAAGGCGCGAATATCGCAGGCTTCAAGAAAGTTGCCGATGCGATGCTGGCTTACGGGGTAGTTTAA
- a CDS encoding polyketide cyclase, with translation MFRFILSLAAIFTATAVQAEVTNTAENGFTVKHAAAVSAPPEVVWKTIVAPARWWNGEHSFSGNAENFYLVPQAGGCFCELLRTTSEDNIKSAEGSVQHMRVLFAQNNKALRMSGALGPLQGEAVTGTLTIGLRPDGENTAVSFVYKVGGYMEFPVDQIAPAVDGVIGEQLTRLAALFAPEEQAEEEAETEPEGEPEEAEQAE, from the coding sequence TTGTTCCGATTCATATTATCACTAGCGGCTATATTCACCGCGACAGCTGTTCAGGCTGAAGTTACCAATACCGCCGAGAATGGCTTCACCGTAAAACATGCCGCAGCGGTCAGTGCTCCGCCAGAAGTCGTGTGGAAAACGATCGTCGCACCGGCGCGCTGGTGGAATGGCGAGCACAGCTTTTCGGGCAATGCGGAAAATTTCTATCTGGTGCCACAGGCGGGCGGTTGTTTTTGCGAGCTGCTCCGCACAACCAGCGAAGACAATATCAAATCGGCGGAAGGCAGTGTTCAGCACATGCGCGTCCTGTTTGCACAAAACAACAAGGCGCTGCGGATGTCCGGTGCGCTTGGGCCATTGCAAGGCGAGGCCGTGACCGGCACGCTTACTATTGGACTAAGGCCTGACGGTGAGAATACGGCTGTATCCTTCGTCTACAAAGTCGGGGGTTACATGGAGTTTCCTGTCGATCAGATCGCGCCTGCGGTCGATGGTGTGATTGGTGAACAGCTCACCAGGCTGGCAGCGCTTTTTGCACCCGAAGAACAAGCCGAAGAAGAAGCCGAAACAGAACCAGAGGGCGAACCGGAAGAAGCCGAACAAGCGGAATAA
- a CDS encoding adenylate kinase → MDIILLGPPGAGKGTQAGLLEDEHGMVQLSTGDMLRAAVKAGTEVGLKAKALMDAGELVPDEVVSGIIGDRLDELGPDKGVIFDGYPRTEAQVYSLDEILTARNRKLHHVIELAVDVEALVERITGRFTCGKCGEGYHDTFKQTAKEGVCDVCGSTEFKRRPDDNEETVRTRMGEYRAKTQPILPIYEERGIVTKVDGMGSMDTVSNAIEAVLALD, encoded by the coding sequence ATGGACATCATCCTGTTGGGACCACCGGGCGCCGGCAAAGGCACCCAAGCCGGCCTTCTCGAAGACGAACACGGTATGGTCCAACTGTCCACTGGCGACATGCTGCGCGCGGCCGTAAAGGCTGGCACGGAAGTCGGCCTGAAGGCAAAGGCCCTGATGGATGCCGGCGAGCTGGTTCCGGATGAAGTGGTGTCGGGAATTATTGGTGACAGGCTCGATGAACTCGGTCCTGACAAAGGTGTCATTTTCGATGGCTATCCTCGCACCGAAGCACAAGTCTATTCCCTTGACGAGATATTGACTGCGCGCAATCGCAAACTCCATCATGTGATTGAGTTGGCTGTCGATGTTGAGGCATTGGTAGAACGGATCACCGGTCGCTTCACCTGCGGCAAATGTGGCGAGGGCTATCACGACACATTTAAACAAACTGCCAAAGAGGGGGTTTGTGACGTTTGTGGTTCGACAGAATTCAAACGCCGGCCAGATGATAATGAAGAAACCGTCCGGACACGGATGGGCGAATATCGCGCGAAGACACAGCCGATCCTGCCAATCTACGAAGAACGCGGGATTGTGACGAAAGTCGACGGCATGGGCAGCATGGATACAGTCAGCAATGCGATAGAGGCTGTTCTCGCGCTCGATTAA
- the secY gene encoding preprotein translocase subunit SecY has translation MASKADQVAANLSLAKFGEATELRKRIWFTLGALVVFRLLSFVPLPGVDPVVLADLYDQTRGGVLDIFNTFSGGSLERMSLIALGVMPYITASIVVQLAAALSPTLAAIKKDGEAGRKKLNQYTRYGTVGLTAIQGYFIAVGLESFASQSGLQAVVNPGMGFRIGAVISLVGGTLFLMWLGEQITSRGIGNGISLIIMAGIVAQMPTFVSNLMEGSRTGSIGALVIVGLIAMVVGLVLFISFMERAQRRVLIQYPKRATQNGVMQADRSHLPLKVNTAGVIPPIFASSLLLMPLTVSQFAGNATAGESAGSDFIIALNQYLSHGQPLYMALYAAGIIFFCFFYTAVVFNPEETADNLKKNGGFVPGIRPGKNTSDYLDYVLTRITVVGAAYLALVCVLPEYVMAQTNLPLFFLGGTSLLIIVNVTVDTVTQIQSHLLALQYGDLLKKAKLKGGRRKR, from the coding sequence ATGGCATCAAAAGCCGATCAGGTCGCAGCAAATTTGAGCCTGGCAAAATTCGGAGAAGCAACCGAACTCCGCAAACGTATCTGGTTTACGCTGGGTGCATTGGTGGTTTTTCGTCTGCTCAGCTTTGTTCCGCTTCCAGGTGTTGATCCTGTTGTTTTGGCGGATCTGTATGATCAGACGCGCGGCGGTGTTCTTGATATTTTCAATACGTTCTCAGGCGGTTCGCTAGAACGGATGAGCCTAATCGCGCTCGGCGTCATGCCCTATATTACGGCATCGATTGTCGTCCAGTTGGCCGCCGCTTTGTCGCCGACTTTGGCTGCGATCAAGAAAGATGGTGAGGCTGGACGCAAGAAGCTCAACCAATATACCCGCTATGGTACGGTTGGACTGACCGCGATCCAGGGCTATTTCATCGCTGTCGGCCTTGAGAGCTTTGCCTCGCAATCCGGCCTGCAAGCAGTTGTTAACCCCGGTATGGGCTTCCGTATCGGCGCGGTTATCAGTCTTGTCGGCGGTACTTTGTTCCTGATGTGGCTGGGTGAGCAGATTACCAGTCGCGGTATCGGTAATGGTATCTCGCTGATCATTATGGCCGGTATTGTTGCGCAGATGCCAACCTTTGTCAGCAACCTCATGGAAGGTAGTCGCACGGGTTCGATTGGCGCTCTGGTCATCGTCGGCCTGATCGCGATGGTCGTTGGTCTGGTATTATTCATCAGTTTCATGGAACGCGCGCAGCGACGGGTGTTGATTCAATATCCAAAACGCGCCACACAAAATGGCGTTATGCAGGCGGACCGCAGCCACCTTCCATTGAAGGTGAACACTGCGGGCGTTATTCCGCCAATCTTCGCCTCTTCGCTTTTGCTGATGCCGCTAACTGTCAGTCAGTTTGCCGGGAATGCAACGGCGGGTGAGAGTGCGGGTAGCGATTTCATTATCGCGCTGAACCAATATCTCTCGCACGGCCAGCCGCTATATATGGCGCTTTATGCTGCCGGGATTATCTTCTTCTGTTTCTTCTATACTGCGGTTGTTTTTAACCCAGAGGAAACCGCAGATAATCTGAAGAAAAATGGTGGTTTCGTACCTGGTATTCGCCCCGGTAAGAATACTTCTGACTATCTCGACTATGTGTTGACCCGTATCACAGTGGTTGGCGCCGCTTATCTGGCGCTGGTTTGTGTGCTGCCGGAATATGTAATGGCGCAGACCAATCTGCCGCTATTCTTCCTCGGCGGGACAAGCTTGCTGATCATCGTCAACGTCACGGTCGATACTGTGACCCAGATACAGAGCCACTTGCTGGCCCTTCAATATGGTGATCTGCTTAAAAAAGCGAAGCTCAAAGGCGGCCGCCGGAAGCGCTAA
- the rplO gene encoding 50S ribosomal protein L15, protein MKLNEIRDNDGARKLRTRIGRGIGSGKGKTGGRGQKGQKSRSGVSINGFEGGQMPLHMRLPKRGFNNPFGTDYAEVNLGMIQKFIDAKKLANKGTLDQAALNAAGLTRGGKDGVRLLAKGEIKAKITIAVAGASKAAIEAVEKAGGKVEILAGAAAHRPKGEKKATPSKPAKEKKAANKAKKKD, encoded by the coding sequence ATGAAACTGAATGAAATTAGAGATAATGACGGCGCGCGCAAATTGCGCACCCGTATTGGCCGCGGCATTGGTTCCGGCAAAGGTAAAACCGGCGGACGGGGTCAAAAAGGCCAGAAGTCTCGCTCCGGTGTTTCGATCAACGGTTTTGAAGGTGGTCAGATGCCCCTTCACATGCGGCTTCCGAAGCGTGGTTTCAACAACCCGTTCGGTACCGACTATGCTGAAGTCAATCTGGGCATGATCCAGAAGTTCATCGATGCCAAGAAGCTGGCCAATAAAGGCACGCTGGATCAGGCAGCGTTGAATGCCGCTGGACTGACTCGTGGCGGCAAAGACGGCGTTCGTCTGCTGGCCAAGGGTGAAATCAAGGCGAAAATCACCATCGCTGTTGCTGGCGCTTCCAAAGCGGCTATCGAAGCGGTGGAAAAAGCAGGCGGCAAGGTTGAAATTCTTGCTGGCGCAGCGGCTCATCGTCCAAAAGGCGAAAAGAAGGCTACACCTTCCAAGCCAGCAAAAGAGAAAAAGGCCGCCAATAAGGCCAAGAAAAAAGACTAA
- the rpmD gene encoding 50S ribosomal protein L30 gives MAKVKIKQVGSPIRRPEEQRKTLIGLGLNKMHRVSELEDTPEVRGMIRKVHHLVEVVEG, from the coding sequence ATGGCTAAAGTGAAAATCAAGCAGGTTGGTTCGCCAATCCGTCGCCCCGAAGAACAGCGCAAGACGCTGATCGGACTGGGCCTGAACAAAATGCACCGTGTTTCCGAACTGGAAGACACACCGGAAGTGCGCGGTATGATCCGTAAGGTGCACCATCTTGTAGAGGTTGTTGAAGGCTAA
- the rpsE gene encoding 30S ribosomal protein S5 translates to MAEEEKKSEGTPAAAAPAEAAPEEKKSERPNERQGRGGNRGGRDGGRGGRDGGRGRGRGRGGRDQDQGEELIEKLVHINRVSKTVKGGKRFGFAALVVVGDGKGRAGFGKGKAREVPEAITKATAAAKKKMVRVPLREGRTLHHDGKGQFGAGNVTLRSAPPGTGIIAGGPMRAVFESLGVADVVTKSNGTSNPYNMIRATFVALGEQTSPKAVSQRRGKKVADLLGRGGASEAEAEAEAAAVTE, encoded by the coding sequence ATGGCCGAAGAAGAAAAAAAATCAGAAGGCACACCAGCCGCTGCAGCACCAGCTGAAGCTGCTCCTGAAGAAAAGAAATCTGAGCGTCCTAATGAACGTCAAGGTCGCGGCGGAAACCGTGGCGGACGTGACGGCGGACGCGGTGGCCGTGATGGCGGACGCGGTCGTGGCCGTGGTCGTGGTGGCCGGGATCAGGATCAGGGCGAAGAACTGATCGAGAAACTGGTGCACATTAACCGTGTTTCGAAAACTGTTAAGGGCGGTAAACGCTTTGGTTTTGCGGCATTGGTTGTGGTTGGTGACGGCAAAGGCCGTGCTGGTTTCGGTAAAGGTAAAGCACGCGAAGTGCCTGAAGCCATTACCAAAGCAACAGCCGCTGCGAAAAAGAAAATGGTTCGTGTTCCATTGCGCGAAGGCCGCACTCTTCACCATGATGGCAAAGGCCAGTTTGGTGCAGGCAACGTGACACTGCGTTCGGCGCCTCCCGGTACCGGTATCATTGCTGGTGGTCCTATGCGTGCGGTTTTCGAAAGCCTTGGTGTTGCCGATGTGGTTACCAAGTCTAACGGAACATCCAACCCTTATAACATGATCCGGGCGACCTTCGTGGCGCTTGGTGAACAGACCAGCCCCAAGGCTGTGTCCCAGCGGCGTGGCAAGAAAGTTGCCGATCTGCTAGGCCGCGGCGGCGCTTCTGAAGCTGAGGCTGAAGCCGAAGCTGCAGCAGTAACGGAGTAA
- the rplR gene encoding 50S ribosomal protein L18: MANISLFKRRQQRVRTKLRKRGLTKPRLSVHRTGRHIYAQVIDDAEGTTVAAASTIDKASKVKTGADSAAAADVGKRVAAAAKKAGIKEVIFDRGGFLYHGRVKALADAAREGGLEF, from the coding sequence ATGGCTAATATTTCTCTATTCAAACGGCGTCAGCAACGCGTTCGCACCAAATTGCGGAAGCGCGGGCTCACAAAACCTCGTTTGTCTGTGCATCGCACAGGTCGTCATATCTATGCGCAAGTCATTGATGATGCAGAAGGCACGACCGTTGCTGCTGCTTCGACAATCGACAAGGCGTCCAAGGTGAAGACCGGTGCTGACAGTGCAGCGGCAGCCGATGTTGGCAAGCGCGTTGCAGCAGCAGCGAAAAAAGCTGGCATCAAGGAAGTAATTTTTGACCGTGGCGGTTTCCTGTATCACGGACGTGTGAAGGCTCTGGCCGACGCTGCACGTGAAGGCGGATTGGAGTTTTAA
- the rplF gene encoding 50S ribosomal protein L6 — protein MSRIGKKAVSIPDGVTATLDDGLVKVKGPKGELSTPMVDDLSYELSDGGLLVTPANKTTRARAYWGMQRTLVQNLVDGVTEGYSKVLEITGVGYRAAVKGKVLNLQLGFSHDVNFDIPEGITIKTPDQTTVEISGINKQQVGQVAAEIRRWRKPEPYKGKGIKYRGEYVFRKEGKKK, from the coding sequence ATGTCTCGTATCGGCAAAAAAGCAGTAAGCATTCCTGATGGCGTTACCGCCACTCTGGATGACGGTCTGGTTAAGGTCAAAGGACCAAAGGGCGAGCTTTCGACCCCTATGGTTGACGACCTGAGCTATGAACTAAGCGATGGTGGTTTGTTGGTGACCCCGGCAAACAAGACCACCCGTGCACGCGCCTATTGGGGCATGCAACGGACGCTGGTTCAAAATCTCGTCGATGGTGTAACCGAAGGTTATAGCAAGGTTCTTGAGATTACCGGTGTTGGTTATCGTGCCGCAGTGAAGGGCAAAGTCCTGAACCTGCAACTTGGTTTCAGCCATGATGTGAATTTCGATATTCCTGAAGGTATTACCATCAAGACGCCGGATCAGACCACGGTCGAGATTTCCGGTATCAATAAACAGCAGGTTGGTCAGGTTGCCGCAGAAATTCGGCGCTGGCGTAAACCGGAGCCTTATAAAGGCAAGGGCATTAAATATCGCGGCGAATATGTTTTCCGCAAAGAAGGGAAGAAGAAATAA